The region AAATCATTTACACACtttttattttcagggaatttcaaaattttcagtTAATTAAGCATTCAAGAACAAATGGAGTCAGAAAAGAAAAAAACATTCCAAATCAAAGCTAAGGTACCATGTGTGAAGAAGTTCATTGCATTCAGAGATGGGTTGACTAACATCCGTCGAGACGCATTCACACTCAAATATGGGAAGATTCTACAGTTGTTGTCTGTACCAGTACAAAAGGATGCTATTACCACACtagcccagttttatgatccacCACTCAGAAGTTTCCTCTTTAAAGATTTCCAGTTGACCCCGACTTTGGAAGAATTTGGAAGAATATTGGACTCTCCTAAGCAGAAGAAGGGACCATACAAGGGGTTAGGTCAAATCCCTGAACCCAAAGAGTTGGCAGAAGTATTAAGCATCCCAGTCAAAGATCTAACCCCTAACATCAAAATTTGGGGGAAGGTACAAGGAATTCCACAAGAGTACCTAGAGAAAACTGCTCAAAGCTTTGCTGAAGCCCAGAAGTGGGAAGCCCATGATACTATTATGGCTTTACTTATTTTTGGATTAGTGTTATTTCCTAACATGGAGAAGTTAATTGATGTAGCAGCTATTAGCGTGTTTTGGGCCGTCAAGGTTAAGAATGAAGATCCAGTACCCGCACTCCTAGCAGATGTTTATCACACCTTGCACCTACGCTTTGAGAAGAGGGGAGGACTGATGTTATGTTGCATACCACTCCTTTACCAATGGCTTGTCTCTCATGTGTTCAAAGAGGTTGATACAATTGAAAGTATGGATGGATATGAGTGGTCTCAAAAGCTGGTAGGACTCACTGAAAATACCATTATTTGGTATCCTTATGGCTTGAATGTGGGAGACACAATTACTAGTTGTGGAGAATTCCCGAATGTACCGCTAATAGGGTCAAAAGGGTGcattaactacaatcctgctttaGCAGTAAGGCAGTTGGGTTATCCTATCACATACAAACCAGATGACCAGTTGTTAGAAGGTTTTGTGTTCCATGATATGGAGGATTCCGCTATGCTGAGAAGGGTCATCCGAGCCTGGGAGAAAATTCGCTTCAGAGGACAAGACAAAGGAAAGGGTGTCATAGGGGATAGAGAACCCTATCATCAATGGGTCACCAGAAGAAGTCAAGAGGTCAAACTGCCATTCATCCTCGATCCTCCAACTCAACCTCCATCACCAGAACCCATCCCTGTCTCCATGGAAGAAGTGGAAGCATTAAGAGCTACTATAGCAAGACTTGGACGAGAAAATGAAGAGCTACAGGCCagcttccaacaagtttcaaatgaaagaAATGAGATAAAGTGGGAACTAGAGAGCAAGAAGGCCCAGCTTGAAGCAACTGAGGAAAAGGTCGACAAAGAAGAACATAAGAGAAAGAAAGTGAAAATAGGCATGGAGCAAGCTGACCACTGCCTAGAAACCATTAAAGAGCAGTTGAGACAAGTTGAGAAAGAATGCCTAAAGAATAAGCGGTGGTGGCTACGAGCCACAAAAGAGAAAAAAGAGGTTAGAGAGATATTGGAGGCTAAGATACAAGATCTCACTATCTCCCTCCATAATGCAGAGACCCAAGCCGAGCACGAGCGCCGACTTAAGGAAAGAGCCCTGGAAGCTTCTCGAGTCACACCTACGACTTGGGCCGAGAAATGTCAAGAAGCAAAAGATGCTAGAGGAGTTGCTCAACATTGGAAAGATTGGACCAGCACGGCACACATCCTGCTGTAATCCATTTTGTTATGATGTGTGAGGGGATGGTGAAGAGGTTCAAGTCTGAATTAGAAGAACTCATAACTCGAAAGACTTCTGTGTGATTCTTCTGTTTTTCTTATATTCAGTTAGTATTTGAGCTGTATCGATTTGGGCGGTTATGCCTTTGTACTCCGTACTTTAAATACTTGAATGGAAGAGGATGATCCTCATTTTTATTTCCTGACTTTATGTTTTCTCTAAATGCTTAATATAACTACAATCGTGATGAaaattccctgaaaataaaatatgcataacatttgcatcctcatgcatcacgcttcataacaaaaaaacttacccaaccttttgCCATCTACCAGTAAACGCTGACTAATCAACACCGGTACGAGACGCGAAGCCATTACAAGATGACGTTAGAGCAAGTGGAGGCTAACCAAGCTACCATGAGGTCAGACATTAATACGATCCAAGAAAAGATGGATCAACTGCTGGAAACAATGCTCGCCATCGCCCAGAGAGAGAGGGTTGCGGATGCAGAAGCTGAGGCTAGAAGGAATGATAACCCATCAAGTTTGGTCCACCAAGACGAGAGCTTCGCCCACGCCAAGAAGAGTCTGGTTCAGATACCAGTAGGGAGCAAAGGAGATGGGGATCGTGCAGAGCCTTCTGAGGCGCCTGCTCATTATGGGTCCGAAATGGGAGATGACCTGTATGAAGCTTTCTATGTGCCGGATCAACCAAAGCCTAAGACACTTCCAGACCCATCTGCAGATAGGCTTCGTGCCTTGGAAAAGAAGATCAAAGCTATCGAAGGGAATAATATCTTCGGTGCctctgccatgaacatgcgtCTGGTATCAAATTTGGTCATCCCGACTAAATTTAAAACtcctgatttcgagaaatacCAAGGCCAGACCTGCCCAAGAAGTCACCTAGTGATGTACTTCAGGAAAATGGCTGCTCATACCGAAAATGACAAACTGCTTATACActatttccaagatagtttgaGTGGAGCGTCTctgagatggtacatgagtttaGCGCAAGGGCGGATTCAAAACTGGGAAGATTTGGCTGACGCATTCCTCCGTCAGTACAAATATAATTTGGATATGGCACCTGACCGAATGCAGTTGCAAGGGATGGCAATGAAAGAAAATGAGTCCTTTAAAGAATACACCCAgcgatggagagagttggctgctcaggtagagccaccattgtctgaGAAGGAAATGACTGGAATATTTGTGGACACGCtgaaggacccattctttgatAGATTGGTGAGTAGTGCAGCATCCGATTTTGCGCATCTGGTCACAATCGGAGATCGTATAGAAAAGGGTCTGAGGGATGGAAAGATTTCAGGAGCTGTGGCCACCTCTAGCGCACCGAAAAAGTATTCTGGAGGCTTCCAGAAGAAAAAAGAGGGTGAAACGAATGCTGTATCTAGAGGCTATAAGGGGAAGCAACAGGCTTCATATGGCCATGTCGCTGTCGTGGTACCCATACCTTATCAACAACCCATACAACAACAACCAatgtatcaaccacaacatcaacaacctcgtcaacaacagAACACAGCACCACCAAGACAATTCAAGCCAAAGCCTCCAAGAAGGCAACTTGACCctctaccagtaccttatagCCAAATATTCCCATATTTGCAAAAGGAGGGTCTTCTGACATTGAGGGAGCTGAAACCGGCTGTTTTTCCATATCCACCAGGATATGATGCTAACGCCCATTGTGAATTTCACATGGGAGCGCCCGGCCATACCCTGGAGAATTGTTTTGCATTCCAAAATAGGGTACAAGACCTGATTGAAGCAAAAGTTGTTACCTTCACTCCGAGACGCCCGAACGTGAACACTAATCCCATGCCAACACATGGAGGAGCTTCCGTCAGTGCCATAGAGGAGAGTAATCAGGGAGAACTGATTCTTAAGGTTGAAGACATTCAAACCCTATCACCAGGATAGGGGCACAGCTGCTAAAAGGTGGTCTAGTTCCAGAGGAGCTAGTCAATGATGAGAATGATGAAGGGTTGAAgaattttatacaacaaatgctgGATCAAGGCGAGTTACAGATAAATCGTCGTGTTAAGAACAAGAAAGAGAAAGAGATAGCCGTTGTGGTGGATATCCTTTACGATGAGGTTAACGTGGACATCCCTTTCGATGAGGTTAACGTGGACATCCCTTTCGATGAGGTTAATGTGGCCATCCCTTATGATGAGGTTAATGTGGAAATCCCCATAAACCCCTTGGTGATAGAGTTTCCAGCGCCGTTCGCATATAAGGATGAGAAGGCGGTACcatggatatatcagcccagagcttttaagcaagGGCAGGAAGACTGACCCGTGGTAATCAACGAACCAAATGTTACCTCAATTGTGGGGCCAGCCGGAATGACGCGCAGTGGCCGAGTGTTCGCACCAAGGGCTGTTGATGCTTCTACAAAAGCCAAAGGGAAAGAAGTTGCTACTCCTATCCAAATCCCTGTCCCTAGTCGAGAAATGCAAGAAATGCATCTGTCTCCTAAAGTTGCGGTCACTCGTGAGGAGGCTGAGGAATTTCTAaggataatcaagaaaagtgattataaagTGGTGGACCAGTTAAATCAAACGCCTTCAAAAATCTCCATGTTATCTCTGTTGCTCAACTCAGAAGCACACAGGAATTCATTACTGAAAGTGTTAAGCGCAGTACATATCACGAAAGACATAACGATAGAACAGTTTGACGACGTGATAGCTTGCGTAACCACCGGAATTTTTTTGGGGTTTAATGATGACGAACTGCCAGTTGAAGGgaagaaccataacaaggccttaCATATCTCATTGAAATGCATAGACACTATATTATCAAGGGTATTAGTAGACACAGGTTCCTCACTGAACGTCATGCCAAAAACCACGTTGATAAAGCTGCCGATGGAAGGGATGAATATGAAGCCCAGTACCCTAATTGTAAAAGCATTCGATGGCTCAAGACgagcagtgataggagaggttgacCTACCAATCAAAATAGGCCCAACTTTCTTCAATATCACATTCCAGgttatggacatacatcccgGTTATAGTTACTTACTTGGGAGACCATGGATCCACTCTACAGGTGCCGTCACCTCCACTTtacaccaaaagctaaaattCATTACCAATGACAAGATGATTGTGATTGGAGGGGAGGAGGATATCTTGGTTAGCCACTTAACATCTTTCCGATATATCGAAGTGGATGGCAAGATAACCGAGACACCATTCCAGTCCTTGGAAGTGGTAAATGTGATGGCTGTCCAACGGACATCGGAGACTCCGAAGTCAGGACCGTCCATGGCCTCGTGGCAAAGAGCTAAGGCTGTGATGGAAAGTGAAAATGCTCAAGACTGGGGAAAAGTGGTGGAAGTGAACCAGAAGCAAGACAAGTTTGGGTTAGGTTATGACCCATCGTCAATTGAAGCCGGTAAACAACACGATGAAGAGAAGATTCCTCCTGTGGAAGAAACGTTCATCAGCGCTGGCCACATTTTTGGAAATCAGGTGGCAATGATCAATGTTGAAGATCACGAGGGAGGGGTGTCTAGCTGGATACGACAAGCCGCGCCTAATGAAGAACTGACAAactggaaggctgtggaagtcccccaattttttcaaaagtaattttattattttagacaaaaccctgtgctctgcccaaggcacagtggcaTGTTGTAGGGTCTCCTTTATCTTTTTTAAGAGTTTTTATATCAATAATAAGTAGAGATTTGCATTCAATTTTTTGTTCCTTTCCTTTcaatttttttacaaaaaaatggcatcaatttttatgcacacactttctaaataaactgcataaatcataacatgcagaaacaccaccgagaccattgataacgacactgctatggtctggcatgactttgattgtccaatctaccaagctgaagatgAAGTAGGGGAAGAGtgcgaactccctgaagagttggccagattactcagacaagaggagaaggtcattcaaccacaccagGAGGACGTCGAGGTTATCAACCTGGGAACAGAAGAAGACAAAagagaagtaagggtaggcgTCGCGCTTCAAGATGCAGTAAAGACTAGAttgatagagctcctccacgaatatgctggtgtgtttgcatggtcataccaagatatgcccgGATTAGACACTGATATCGTAacccacaagcttccccttaaagaagaatgctctgccgtcaaacaaaagctaagaaggaCTCGACCggatatggctctcaagatcagagaagaggtgagaaagcagtttgacgctGGTTTCCTAGAAGTCGCaaagtacccacaatgggttgccaacattgtaccggtaccaaagaaagatgggaaagtccgcatgtgcgtagattaccgagacttaaatagagctagtcccaaagacgatttcccattacctcacatcgatgtattggtagataacacagcCCAGTTCTCTGtattttcctttatggatggattctctggatataaccaaattaaaatggatcccgaggacatggagaagaccacgttcattaccccttggggcaccttttgttacaaggtaatgccgtttggattaaagaacgctggggcaacatatcaacgcgCTATGGTGACTctcttccatgatatgattcataaagagatcgaggtgtatgttgacgacatgattgccaaatcccagacagaGGAGGAACATGTCACTAATCTGGAGAAACTGTTTGCTCGTTTGAGGAAATTTCGGTTGAGACTTAAGCctaacaaatgcacatttggggttcgatccgggaagcttttaggctttattgtaagccaaaagggaattgaggtagatcctgacaaagttcgagccattcagaacatgccaTCACCAAGAACTGAGAAGGAAGTCTGTGGTTTCTTGGGAAGACTAAATTACATCGCTCGGTTTATCTCTCATCTTACTGCCACATGTAAACCGATATTCAAGCTTTTAAGGAAGAATCAAGGCGTggagtggaatgatgactgccaaatAGCCTTCGACAAAATTAAAGAATACTTACAAGAGCCGCCGATTCTGATGCCCCTTGCAGAAGGGAGACCCCTCATCATGTACTTAACAGTGCTCGacgagtccatgggttgtgtattgggacaacaagatgagactggtagaaaggagcatgccatatactatctgagcaagaagtttaaTGATTGCGAGACCAGATATtccttactcgagaagacttgttgtgcactcgcatgggccgctaagcgtctcagacagtacatgctaactcacacgacttggttggtatctaaaatggatcccatcaagtacatattcgagaaaccagctCTTACCGGTAGAattgctcgatggcagatgttgttatcagagtacGATATTCAACATGTTGCACAAaaggcaatcaaaggaagcgtacTGGCAGACCATCTTGCCCACCAACCATTAGAGGATTACCAAcctttgaagtttgacttcccagatgaggacaTTATGGTTGTCAAGGATGCTGAAGACTCTGAACAAGAGGAGAATCTCAAGCCAAAAGCAGGATGGACTCTCATGTTCGACggtgcctcaaatgcaataggccatggaattggggcagtgttgatgtctcccaagaatttccatctaccattcactacaaagctctgttttacctgtacaaataacatggctgaatatgaagcttgcatactagggttggaagaagcCATTGAGTTGAAGATTAAGGTGCTAGAAGTATTTGGGGATTCCGCCCTGGTGATACATCAGATCAGAggtgattgggaaacaagacatgtcaacctaattccataccgggattacGTGCTGAAATTACTCCCGAAATTCGAcaaaatcactttctctcatattcctcgagaagagaatcagatggcagatgctttGGCAACCTTGGCTTCCATGTACAAGTTGATATGGCCTAACCATCAGCCTCACATTGAAATTAGGCGTTTTGATGAACCCGCGCATTGCCTGACGACAGCAGAAGATTcagatggtaaaccctggttctttgaCATCAAACGATATCTAGAGAAACAGGAATACCCGACAGAGGCCTCTagccttgacaaaaggaccctccggagACTGGCATCGAAGTTCCTCTTGAATGGGGAAGTATTGTACAAGCAGAATTATGACATGGTTTTGTTGAGATGTGTGGATGAACAAGAAGCTAATCAGCTTATGAAGGACATACACGAAGGATCTTTCGGCACACACGCAAATGGGCACTCCATGGCGAAGAAAATCCTGAGGGCCGGTTACTACTGGTTAACGATGGAAGCTGACTGTTATCATTACACCAGAGCCTGCCacaaatgccagatctatgctgacaaaatacatgtaccgcctaccccgctgaatgttatagcatcaccttggcctttctctatgtggggcatcgacatgattgggatgatagaaCCTAAAGCATCTAATGGGCAtagatttatcttggtggccatagactactttaccaaatgggtggaagccgcaTCTTATGCGAATGTCACAAAGCACGTAGTCGCCCGTTTCTTAAAGAACAACATCATatgccgatatggggttcccaacaaaatcatcactgataatgggtccaatctcaacaacaagaccatggagGAGTTATGCACAACGTTCAAGATCAAGCATCATAACTCGTCACCatatcgacctaagatgaatggggctgttgaagctgcgaacaaaaatatcaagaagatcatccagaagatggtagtcacgtataaggattggcatgagatgctaccttttgcgttacatggttatcgtacgtcagtacgaacttcaacaggggcaaccccataCTCCTTAGTGTACggcatggaagcagttctccccATAGAAGTGGAGATTCCCTCGATGAGAGTCTTAATGGAAGCTAAGTTAGACGAGGcagaatgggttcaatcaaggtacgacgagctcaaccttattgaggagaaacgcttgaaagcgCTAGGTCAtggtcaactctatcagaggcgtctcaagaaggcattcgacaagaaagttcgtcccagggtgtttcaagagGGTGATTTGGTGCTGAAGAAAATCATGCCCATTCACAAGGACTCTAGGGGGAAgtggacaccaaattatgaaggtccatttgtggtggttagagccttttccggaggcgctctaatcctggcaactatggatggtgatgAATTGCCACTTCCTACTAATGTtgatgctgttaaaaagtactttGCCTAGAAAAGTGGAATGATAAaaagccgctaaatcgaaaacctgaaaaaggcGTTTTAGGcaaaaaatggctatcccggtggatcgaaaacccgaaagggagatccaggcagaaattagggataaaaataaaaatttgacccgctgagttgaaaacccgaaagggcggctcaggcaaaaatgggtatcccggtggatcgaaaacccgaaagggcgatccaggcaaaagttagggattaattccaaggcaaagaaTTATACTCTCAGGCGTCTAGCATATCCCTCGAAGACAAAAGAATCAATCTACCCGACTTTTTTTTTCAAAGGCGAGGTGTTCGGACTatcaaagacataaggatcatagcagtgtggaGACTCAATGGGAACTCAGTTTTATTGCCGCTTTGTTTCTACACACAgcaattacctcattaaggaattgcatctttatgtacaatcgcccattcaagggtcaaatcaataaaagagaaaattttctCGACAAAAGTTGTGTCCAAATTATTTTGcattttatctgtttgtttgcaaagcagctttatttttgataaacatcatTCTTAAAaattttggagaaaaaaaataaaaaaacacataattgaatgaagtaataaaattgcttttgaaatAGTAAAAGGATAAACTTCTTGGTCTCCAAGTTTGCTCTTGTTTTTCATAGAGGTTTAGGACTGTGTGTAGGCACCTATGTTCATTCCAATTGCTAATCAACACCTCTCAAAGATATACTCATGGTATAGCCAAACCGAGGCAAGTCTCTAATGCATTTCCAGCAGAAACATTAAATCGTAGTTGGAGTATCGCGTGTTGAGAAGTCTGAACCCTTCAGTGGTTTGGGGCACCCCGAATATATTCCCAAAACCACCCAGTGGGGCATCAAATTTTGATCTCCATCATAACAAAGTCCAAACCACTGGCACCATCACCTAAAGCAAAAACGCCCTAACCAGGGCAAATCCCAATCATCCATTCGCATACCCGCATGCATCACATGCACCATATGCGTCAATTACATACATAATTTTCCTACCAAGTAGGATTCACCATTAAGAAATCATATCAATCATGGGCATCCATATGCATAGCCTTACACGATTCGCATTCCTATATGCACAGTAAAACATCCCCAGCAAACACATAACGCATACACCTCAGGCATCCTCCCATGCATGGCATTTCCACCCAAAGTGGAACATCACACAAAAATCAAACATAATCTGATAAGGATCTAAGGTCATTCACGTCTATCCTAGATTTTCCTCATTTCCCAAATAAAGTTATTACCCTACATACGCTCATGGAATCATTTCCTGGCCAGTCATCTCTCTCAACTTCGTGGCTGATAGTGATTTTCCCAGCATTTTCTTTGCTAccattgctccccaagcagaggttaccataaaagtctcttatgagcttcTCCCCTACAGAGCTTCTTCAGCATATTTCCTCCAAAAGGAATCTTTTCTAAGAATATCCCCCAACAGACATTCATTCTTTAAGATATTACTTCATTTATATGGAGAATCTCGTTTTCgttactgtttgagatgttgtctcatcaatatgaggagtctcattctagtttttcttttgagatactgctctagtatcctcggagagtctcagattcaattaaggtatcattcccttgttcggaatatcttaattctatcatatgagatgctgcttcgactcgatacagagaatctcatcttttgctgtttgagatgctgtctcatcaatatgaggagtctcattctagtttttcttttgagatactgctctagtgtcctctaagagtcttagattcaattaaggcatcattcccttgttcgaaatatcttaattctctatcatatgagatgctgcttcgactcgatacagagaatctcatcttttgctgtttgagatactgtctcatcaatatgaggagtctcattccagttttccttttgagatactgctctagtatcctcggagagtctcagattcaattaaggtatcattcccttgttcggaatatcttaattctatcatatgagatgctgcttcgactcgatacagagaatctcatcttttactgtctgagatgctgtctcatcaatatgaagagtctcgttctagtttttcttttgagatactgctcaAGTATCCTCGGAGGGTCtcagattcaattaaggtatcattccct is a window of Lathyrus oleraceus cultivar Zhongwan6 chromosome 6, CAAS_Psat_ZW6_1.0, whole genome shotgun sequence DNA encoding:
- the LOC127095445 gene encoding uncharacterized protein LOC127095445, whose protein sequence is MESEKKKTFQIKAKVPCVKKFIAFRDGLTNIRRDAFTLKYGKILQLLSVPVQKDAITTLAQFYDPPLRSFLFKDFQLTPTLEEFGRILDSPKQKKGPYKGLGQIPEPKELAEVLSIPVKDLTPNIKIWGKVQGIPQEYLEKTAQSFAEAQKWEAHDTIMALLIFGLVLFPNMEKLIDVAAISVFWAVKVKNEDPVPALLADVYHTLHLRFEKRGGLMLCCIPLLYQWLVSHVFKEVDTIESMDGYEWSQKLVGLTENTIIWYPYGLNVGDTITSCGEFPNVPLIGSKGCINYNPALAVRQLGYPITYKPDDQLLEGFVFHDMEDSAMLRRVIRAWEKIRFRGQDKGKGVIGDREPYHQWVTRRSQEVKLPFILDPPTQPPSPEPIPVSMEEVEALRATIARLGRENEELQASFQQVSNERNEIKWELESKKAQLEATEEKVDKEEHKRKKVKIGMEQADHCLETIKEQLRQVEKECLKNKRWWLRATKEKKEVREILEAKIQDLTISLHNAETQAEHERRLKERALEASRVTPTTWAEKCQEAKDARGVAQHWKDWTSTAHILL